In Amycolatopsis endophytica, the following are encoded in one genomic region:
- a CDS encoding dioxygenase family protein: MSATPVLYLSHGAPPLADDAVWTRELADWSANLPEPQAILVVSAHWEEAPLTVGATTTVPLVYDFWGFPERYYSVTYAAPGAPELAARVRTLLTGTEVHEAPDRGLDHGAYVPLVEMYPDADVPVLQMSMPTLDPRELFELGRKLKPLRDEGVLIIGSGFFTHNLSAMSGGVHGTPPRWSAEFDQWGAETLRANDIDALLDFRHKAPAAALAHPRIEHFAPLFVTLGAGADDANPRTVIEGYWYGMAKRSVQIG, translated from the coding sequence ATGAGTGCGACCCCCGTGCTCTACCTGAGCCACGGCGCGCCGCCGCTGGCCGACGACGCCGTGTGGACCCGGGAGCTGGCCGACTGGTCGGCGAACCTGCCCGAACCGCAGGCGATCCTCGTCGTGTCGGCGCACTGGGAGGAAGCCCCGCTGACCGTCGGCGCCACCACGACGGTGCCGCTGGTCTACGACTTCTGGGGATTCCCGGAGCGCTACTACTCGGTGACCTACGCCGCGCCCGGCGCACCGGAACTGGCCGCGCGGGTGCGCACACTGCTGACCGGCACCGAGGTGCACGAGGCGCCCGACCGCGGCCTCGACCACGGCGCGTACGTGCCGCTCGTCGAGATGTACCCGGACGCGGACGTCCCGGTCCTCCAGATGTCCATGCCGACGCTCGACCCGCGTGAGCTGTTCGAACTGGGCCGCAAACTCAAGCCGCTGCGGGACGAGGGCGTGCTGATCATCGGCAGCGGGTTCTTCACGCACAACCTCTCGGCGATGAGCGGCGGTGTGCACGGCACGCCGCCGCGGTGGTCGGCCGAGTTCGACCAGTGGGGCGCGGAAACGTTGCGGGCCAACGATATCGACGCGCTGCTCGACTTCCGGCACAAGGCGCCCGCCGCCGCGCTCGCGCACCCGCGCATCGAGCACTTCGCGCCACTGTTCGTCACTCTCGGCGCCGGCGCGGACGACGCGAACCCGCGCACCGTGATCGAGGGCTACTGGTACGGCATGGCGAAGCGGTCCGTGCAGATCGGCTGA
- a CDS encoding alpha/beta fold hydrolase: MIHYFTARDGIELAYRETGEGWPLVLIHGYFSTSRVNWVAYGHAEHLAERGFRVITPDLRGHGESGKPHDPAAYPPDVLTDDVSDLVEHLGLTGYDLGGYSLGGRTTIRMLVRGARPRRAVVAGMGLHGLLDTSGGNAHFRTVLNNLGTFERGTKEWRAEAFFRQMRGDRVALLNVLGTSVDTPRGEIERIETPTLVVTGIDDPHRRTAPDLAEVLPRGRFVTVPGDHLSAVARPELGQAIGDFLTA, encoded by the coding sequence ATGATCCACTACTTCACCGCCCGCGACGGGATCGAGCTGGCCTACCGGGAAACCGGCGAAGGGTGGCCGCTGGTGCTGATCCACGGCTACTTCTCGACGTCCCGGGTGAACTGGGTCGCCTACGGCCACGCCGAGCACCTCGCCGAGCGGGGGTTCCGCGTGATCACGCCGGACCTGCGCGGTCACGGTGAGAGCGGGAAGCCGCACGATCCGGCCGCCTACCCGCCCGACGTGCTCACCGACGACGTGTCCGACCTGGTCGAGCACCTCGGGCTGACCGGCTACGACCTGGGCGGGTACTCGCTCGGCGGCCGGACCACGATCCGCATGCTGGTGCGGGGCGCCCGGCCCCGTCGGGCTGTCGTCGCGGGCATGGGGCTGCACGGGCTGCTGGACACCAGCGGTGGCAACGCGCATTTCCGCACCGTGCTGAACAACCTGGGCACGTTCGAGCGCGGCACGAAGGAGTGGCGGGCGGAGGCGTTCTTCCGGCAGATGCGCGGCGATCGCGTGGCGCTGCTGAACGTGCTCGGCACCTCGGTCGACACGCCCCGCGGCGAGATCGAACGGATCGAAACGCCGACCCTGGTGGTCACCGGAATCGACGATCCGCACCGGCGCACCGCGCCGGACCTGGCGGAGGTGCTGCCGCGCGGCCGGTTCGTCACCGTGCCCGGCGACCACCTCAGCGCCGTCGCGCGCCCCGAACTGGGCCAGGCGATCGGCGACTTCCTCACCGCATGA
- a CDS encoding cytochrome P450 codes for MTQTVPNGLPMQRDAGPFDPPRDLTRLREARPVSPLLFPDGHEGWLVTGYEAVRQLLADNRFSSRQDIGIIHLPYDTSGMPEQTEPSPPMPGVFIAMDPPDHTRMRRRLTGAFTVRRMKQLEEHIVEITERQLDELARRTPPVDLVKAFALPVPSLVISELLGVPHEDRESFQANSAQIMVRDQTLEEKVGAVDALMTFLTGLVTRKRAEPGDDILSDLTRHDDLSIEELVGAAFLLLLAGHETTANMLALGTFALLEHPEQRAELRANPELMPNAVEEMMRYLSVADIFFRYATEDIELCGETIGEGSTVVVSLLAANRDPERFDNPDTLDIHRKARGHLGFGHGVHQCLGQQLARVEMRAGFDGLLRRFPDLALAVPADEVRLRTDMNIYGVHELPVTWTGTAR; via the coding sequence ATGACCCAGACGGTTCCGAACGGCCTTCCCATGCAGCGCGACGCGGGCCCCTTCGACCCGCCCCGCGACCTCACGCGGCTGCGCGAGGCCCGCCCGGTCAGCCCACTGCTCTTCCCGGACGGTCACGAGGGCTGGCTCGTCACCGGCTACGAGGCGGTGCGGCAGCTCCTGGCCGACAACCGGTTCAGCTCCCGGCAGGACATCGGCATCATCCACCTGCCGTACGACACCTCCGGCATGCCGGAGCAGACCGAGCCGTCCCCGCCGATGCCGGGCGTGTTCATCGCCATGGACCCGCCGGACCACACGCGGATGCGGCGCAGGCTCACCGGCGCCTTCACCGTCCGGCGCATGAAACAGCTGGAAGAACATATCGTCGAGATCACCGAGCGGCAGCTGGACGAGCTGGCGCGCCGCACGCCGCCGGTCGACCTGGTGAAGGCGTTCGCGTTGCCGGTGCCCTCGCTGGTGATCAGCGAACTGCTCGGCGTTCCCCACGAGGACCGCGAGAGCTTCCAGGCCAACTCCGCGCAGATCATGGTCAGGGATCAGACGCTGGAGGAGAAGGTGGGCGCGGTGGACGCGCTGATGACGTTCCTGACCGGACTGGTCACCCGCAAGCGCGCGGAGCCGGGCGACGACATCCTGTCCGATCTGACGCGCCACGACGACCTCAGCATCGAGGAACTGGTCGGCGCGGCCTTCCTGCTGCTGCTCGCCGGTCACGAAACCACCGCGAACATGCTGGCACTGGGCACTTTCGCGCTGCTGGAACACCCGGAGCAGCGCGCCGAGCTGCGCGCGAACCCGGAGCTGATGCCGAACGCCGTCGAGGAGATGATGCGTTACCTGTCCGTCGCCGACATCTTCTTCCGCTACGCCACCGAGGACATCGAGCTCTGCGGCGAAACGATCGGCGAGGGGTCCACGGTGGTCGTCTCGCTGCTGGCCGCCAACCGTGACCCGGAACGCTTCGACAACCCCGACACGCTGGACATCCACCGCAAGGCCCGCGGTCACCTGGGCTTCGGTCACGGCGTCCACCAGTGCCTCGGGCAGCAGCTGGCCCGCGTCGAGATGCGCGCCGGATTCGACGGGCTGCTGCGCCGCTTCCCGGACCTCGCGCTCGCCGTCCCCGCGGACGAGGTGCGGCTGCGGACCGACATGAACATCTACGGCGTGCACGAACTCCCGGTCACCTGGACGGGCACCGCCCGGTAG